The window ttaaatattaaatctatcattacaattataaaaattaaaaaattaaatattaagatattaaatataaaacataaaaattaaaattttaaaaacaaaaatggtgaCACGTGGTTTCCATACGCTCATGGGGGCATAAAGCAAAACATTGAATCCTCGGATCATACCCACCATCCAAACTTTCATGTGATGTCCTCCAAGGCTCCAACACTCAAAATGGAACCTGTGTTCATTTTTTAGGCAAGTTGTCCCTCTCCTAAATAAGAGACTCCATTGATACTTCAGTCAAGCCCAATTGCCATAAATGGGACAAGTTCTCTCTATCTGCCATTGTTTGATTGGAGACGTACACGGACTCTTTATTCAAGGACTCAAAGTTCAATTGTCAAGCATGAAGATACCAGCAAAGGATGATTTGACAGAAACAGTAACCATGGTTGGATCCCTTTTCAGATTGGCTGGTTAAAGTCATCAACCTTTGATGTCTAAACTACTGGTGGCTTAAggaatgaagaataaaaacagaaaacatttTTTCATACTTCAAACATTATCGGAGGGCCTTACGCAGGGGGGTGGGGGGTTTATAGCCGGGAGGGGGGAGGTTACAGCAGGccggaggggggggggggggggggtgtgtTTACGGCGGGGGCAGGGGGGTTATAGCCGGCCGGAGGGGGTTTACATCCGGGTTCAAGCAGCAGGGGGGGCTTGTCGGAGGCAACTCAGGCGACAGTGATCTTGCAACGGCCGGTGGAGGGAGATTTTGCACGGTGAAATGATCGACAGTGGGAGCCTGTAGCGGCGCGTTGGGGGCGGGCCGGGAGGCGGGCGACAGCTGCGGTTTGGAGAAGGAGGTTTTATATCCTCCAAAACGGTGTCATTTTGAtgctgaaatttttttaaaaaaatttgaaacgaACCAGACGGTTCGAAGTGAAACGGCCGATTCGTCCGGTTCAGCCGGTCCGATCCCGGTTCAACCTGTTTCCAGTCTAATTAACCGGAACCGTGACCGGCAAGCGGTCGGGCCGGCCGGTCTattccggtttttaaaaccatggttcCTTAACCACCTAATATTCTACCCTTTGAGGCCTGTCTCAAGTGATAAAGGACTAGGATGGGTTTGTGGGAGGTGTCAAGTTCAAGTTCCAGCTGGGTCAAAGAGAGATAAACTTCTCCACTACATCCATTCTACTAAGTCAAAAACCTTCCCAGTATTCTTACATAACAGGTCATCTAATGATGCAATAGTCCTAACAATTAGATATTTGTCTCACTTATAATTAAGCTCAAATTTCCAGTCAATCCAAAATTTACAGCCATCCAATCAGACTGCTAGCCTGAGAAGATCTAACTTAAATTCAGTGGAGGTTTTCAACACACCAGTCACTAAGTTCACAACTGGCCACTTAGTAGGTCTCCCACATGATCCACTAATTTCGGGTGATAGATTTTTTCCTAGCAAACAAAACCGTGAATTGAGAATTTCAACAACAttctttttaacaaataaacatGTGAATTGGAATTGAGGACTTTGCTGAGTCCAAAAGATACAGACAGCCACACCCAGGAAGGAGAAGGAAATACCTAAAAGCACGATAAAGTGGACGGTACCACAACACATAAGCTCCTGGGACCCCGGCTATGAAGTAGATAATAGCAAGAAACCAGATTTTTACCCCtaaattggaaaaaatataAGATCAAGTTGTACTGTGTTAGCCATCAAATCtgcatacaaaaatataaagcaAATCCAAAGACACAAGCAGATACTGACCTTCCCCTTTAATCCATGCTGTAGTAGTTGCTATAATATTCCATGTAAGGCAGCATGCCAATCCTGCAGCACACCAATGCTCATAAAATCTACTTTGAACCATCTTGATGGTTTTGTCTTAAagcactttatttatttattctttggGTAGGTATGTTAAAGCATTTTAGATGATAGCAATAAAATTACAACACTAAATAAACAATCAATGAAATcatgaacttcaaatcaataAGGCATACTTTCATGTGATACAACAAATGAAAGACAAACTACAACCCTCTTCCCCCAATCCATTTCTTCATACTTGTAGCACACTATTTCAAATGGATAGAGCATGAATTACACAAAGGAACCCAACCTCCATAGGTATGAGTGTTGTGAGGATGTATGAGATAGCAAGTGTTCAAACCACTGTAATGCAgatcttatttattaaaagaaggGCTGAATATAGGGGCACTACactagagagagagaaggaaggGAGGAAAGGAGGTCAGTTAGGTCAAGGAAGTTGCAGTTGGGAAGTCCCAAGACCCAGACGGTGAAGGACAAacttattgattttgattctcTGTCTAGTAAATCCGTGCATGCTGTACAGCACTTTGGTCCAAGAATCAGCATAAAGATGAGCACTCTATGTCAATGTCAAGATAAGAGTGGCATCAGTTAAAAGAATAGGCTTCGTATTCACCTTTAACTAAAATAAATGCAAACATTTTATACCAATAAATGTGAACACTCAAGCACTTTGGTATAGAGTGTTCACCTTTAACAGAAAATGTTTTATGTGAATCCACTTCAATTAACCTGTACTCGGACACCAAGCTTAGACTTTCAAGCATACCATGAGCTGAACAGAGAGAAATGGGCTTTGATATAGACAAGCACCAAGCTTATTATCTGATTTTTGGATCTTTCTCTCAACTGAGATTGGATTGAATGAAATAGAGTGTGACCCAAACATGAAGTTTAAAACCATGTATATTTACACAATTCTGGTTTTAAACATAAGTTGATCTCAGTCCTGCAGTCAACAAAGGAGGTTGAGTTTGAAATTTGGTGTCATGTTTCTCGTTTTAAATTTATGCCTCAGaatgcatttaaatttttttgttttttaataagtGCCTCAGGATGCATATAAATTCATTGGATTAAAGTAAAGAAGTCAATGGTTAAAACATCTGATTTCTAGCAAGAAGGAGAGTCTAAGAATATAGAAAAATGAGAGCATGTGGATTAACAAGTTAATCaatcacaaaagaaaaaaagaaaaaaaaagtggagcGTGAGTAAATGAAATGAAGGCAAGTCAGTCTCCAAACCTCCCCATGCTTTACGGAATTGGAAATTATGACAAAGTTCAcctaaaaacaatttcaatgtaTCTGAATCTAGAGGAATATAAAATTTGCATGCAAGAAGTTGAATATTTagtaaaagaaatataagaatATCAAAGTCACTATCTTATTAAGAGACATACCTAAGAATGTCGTAAATGCAACATACTGCAACTTTTGTAGATGAATCGGTATTTCATTCGCAATATCATGATGGATAATTGGGAAGAATGGTGGCCAATTTTTCTCCTCAAGAACAATTCCAGCTGGAAAACAAAGTAGAAAACTTGAAACGTAAATTGCATGGAAAAACTAATGGGGTGTTTGGAGGTTTGAGGAAATTGAATAAGTCCATAATGTTATTAGCCTTATTCACACTGGTAAAATACCAACCTACCACCCATAATGAGGCATAataaaaaaggattttaaatCAGATCATTATAGAAGTCTTGTGACaccttcattaaaaaaaaaaaaaaaaaggaaaagaaaaagaaaaaccgcTAAGAAAAccaatttgatttattttggaATGCTATGAAAAAACACAATAGGCTCTACAATTTCCATGAGAAACACAATAGATTGGACGAATTCCTACTGAAGATCCAAATACCCCATAAACTGTCCAACTTAATCTCTCTTTTTGACAGAAAATGGGCAATGCAAAGTACCTCGTGCAGCAGCATCTTCTTTCCGTTTTACTTCCTGCATAGCACCAAGAAAGCTGATAACAAATAATAGTAGTGGTGCACTAACTCAACCATCACAGGAAATTAACAATAAGATTAGAGGCATGCTATCCACATATGAGATAAAGGATACACAGAAAACAACATATTCCTTCAGACATCCACAGAAAAGATAACTATacaatttatggacaaaaagtCCTACCTGAATACATAATAAcaaagtgtgtgtgtgtgtgtgtgtgtgtgtgtgttctaGGGTCCACAAGTCAATTGACTGACGCTAATGCATGTGCACATTCTCGTTAAAGATGTTAAAACAAGTATAAGTGCAAAATTACAATTaagcaaagagaaaagagatcTTATGTGAATTATTAACAAGTAGTAACTAGCAAAAACCTCAAAATAGCTTCATAAGCTGGGCTGCTAGAAATAGTAAAATGAAGTcaatcataaagaaaaagatatttaaaaaacaattaaataaaacaactaTTCAGCAACTCATGTTTTTGGGAAGATTGATAATCAACAATACTAAGTATAGGTAGTCCAAGTTTTATGAAAATGTGTACTTTTACTCAAAAAGTTGAAATTTCATCACCAGATACCTGTTCCCTCTTTCTCAGTTCAGCCTCCTTAGCTTGGAGTtccctctctttcttttttaaatccTAAATTTTAGGAGGACTATCATTAGAAACACAGATAAATACTCATGAGGAAAATACTAATGGAAAATATAGTGTCATCTCCCCACCAACCTGAAAATTTGATCCTGCTGTGTCAAGAGGAATATCAATTGTTGCACCACCATCATAGTTGAAACCTGCAGGTTCAGGAGGAAGAGGTGAAAGTCTTGAGTTTGAGGCAGGAGGTACACTTCCTGGATTCTGAAAATTTCAGCAAGAAAATGATGTGAGGTATCAAGAAAAAGATGATAGGGAGTGGAAAAGAAGCCAACACAGGTTTACAACAGACCATTGACACACCACCTCCCCTTGTATTTCAAATAGTTTCAAGTTTATGAAGACAAAAATACTTCTAGCCATCTAGAGCTCAATTGATACAGAAAAAGGAACAGTCATAATtgcttgaaaataaaaagataacatAAGCTTACTGTTGTATAAAACGCTCCTCCACCATAGTTTGTTGATGTTTTCCCTCTAACTGCTGGGTCCTGGTAGAAAACATTAATAAAAGAGAGGTTACAAAAAAGAATGCCAAAGACAAATCAATCACTTTTCTGTAGCAACAATATCAAAAAACAAGAGTAAGTTTACAACAAAGTTGAGTATTAGAATATATAATTTGACAAACCATATTTTAGAATTTCAGAATTACACAATGAACTACGTGACATATACTTGTTCATGCATTTTGGATACCACTATGTGTTTAGTTGTCAGGTtcaactaatatatatatatatatatatgcctaaATCATCAGCCCCAAATTATCTTTCATTTATGCCTCAGGACTAAATAAGTTCGCCACCtaacaaaaatggttaaatatgAGTGCTTCATCCCTGTAACCTAAGAAGCACAATGAGAAGGCATCCTGAGGAACTCAGAGTGAAATAGAGATGTGTTCCTCTCTCTGTTTCGAATTCTCCTGTCGGATATGCATTAAACAAATGTATTGGATACATATTCCAAGGCCATACCATGCTCATGCCTAACTCCATTGTGTCTAGCCTTGGTCCTCCACATTCTGGAATATCCATGTAATATGGGGGACAATGAAAAACTTTAATCAACAGGATAGGATCAACTGCAACG of the Vitis vinifera cultivar Pinot Noir 40024 chromosome 10, ASM3070453v1 genome contains:
- the LOC100255491 gene encoding secretory carrier-associated membrane protein 3, whose amino-acid sequence is MARRYDPNPFDEEEVNPFSDPAVRGKTSTNYGGGAFYTTNPGSVPPASNSRLSPLPPEPAGFNYDGGATIDIPLDTAGSNFQDLKKKERELQAKEAELRKREQEVKRKEDAAARAGIVLEEKNWPPFFPIIHHDIANEIPIHLQKLQYVAFTTFLGLACCLTWNIIATTTAWIKGEGVKIWFLAIIYFIAGVPGAYVLWYRPLYRAFRNESALKFGWFFMFYLLHIAFCIFAAVAPPVIFHGKSLTGILPAVDLIGDHVLVGIFYFIGFGMFCVESVLSIWVIQQVYMYFRGSGKAAEMKREAARGAMRAAL